A genomic region of Maniola hyperantus chromosome 5, iAphHyp1.2, whole genome shotgun sequence contains the following coding sequences:
- the LOC117982259 gene encoding GTP-binding protein Di-Ras2 — translation MPEQSNDYRVVVFGAGGVGKSSLVLRFVKGTFRESYIPTIEDTYRQVISSNKTICTLQITDTTGSHQFPAMQRLSISKGHAFILVYSVSSRQSLEELKPIWQTIKEIKGAELPNIPVMLAGNKCDESPEIREVSAAEGQAQAQTWGVSFMETSAKTNHNVTQLFQELLNMEKNRNVSLQVDGKGKKKKDKVVKDGGEASSSGREKCLVM, via the exons ATGCCGGAACAAAGCAACGATTATCGTGTTGTGGTATTTGGTGCAGGCGGTGTAGGAAAAAGCTCTTTGGTTTTGCGCTTTGTAAAAGGTACATTTAGAGAATCGTACATACCAACGATTGAAGACACTTACCGACAA gtCATAAGCAGCAACAAAACAATATGCACCCTACAGATCACGGACACTACAGGTTCTCATCAGTTTCCAGCCATGCAGAGATTATCAATAAGCAAG GGTCATGCATTTATCCTCGTGTATTCAGTTAGTAGTCGACAATCATTGGAAGAACTGAAGCCAATATGGCAGACAATCAAAGAGATTAAAGGAGCTGAGCTGCCCAACATTCCTGTTATGCTAGCCGGTAACAAGTGTGATGAGAGTCCCGAGATCCGAGAGGTGTCGGCTGCCGAGGGACAGGCTCAGGCTCAAACTTGGGGAGTTTCTTTCATGGAGACATCTGCCAAAACTAATCATAATGTCACCCAGCTGTTCCAg GAACTTTTGAACATGGAAAAGAACAGAAATGTGTCCTTGCAAGTTGACGGCAaaggaaagaaaaagaaagataaGGTAGTAAAAGACGGTGGAGAAGCATCCTCTAGTGGAAGGGAGAAATGCCTTGTCATGTAA